A stretch of Episyrphus balteatus chromosome 2, idEpiBalt1.1, whole genome shotgun sequence DNA encodes these proteins:
- the LOC129911747 gene encoding ecdysone-induced protein 74EF-like isoform X2, which produces MPFIDDALLWCPDNDGRMVGGLDIATCLQDASTGNGNSNQNTDLNDGSCELNSLDPLCNDSSEELFRQLSESNFEIESLLSDLATVEVKQEENNNNLTVQQQQQQQQQGISNNGSTNFMPGDNSMQSNVSFMQQQSVALVNSIAVTAAETALLALAASVTACSSSSSSNISPQHQQHQNQRNFNGPGSNNSNRFSIAANPLLAEKLLSPNTNSLNDLDSLTIGSRNGRPPELKDE; this is translated from the exons ATGCCATTTATCGATGATGCGCTATTATGGTGTCCCGATAATGATGGCCGAATGGTTGGAGGTTTAGATATTGCCACTTGTCTTCAG gaTGCTTCAACCGGAAATGgaaattcaaatcaaaatacAGATTTAAACGACGGAAGTTGTGAATTGAATTCTCTTGATCCTTTGTGTAATGATTCTTCAGAGGAATTATTTCGACAATTGTCTGAGagtaattttgaaattgaaagctTACTCTCAGACTTGGCGACAGTGGAAGTGAAG caggaggaaaataataataatttaacagttcaacaacaacaacaacaacaacaacaaggcaTCAGCAATAATGGGTCAACGAATTTTATGCCCGGTGATAATTCAATGCAATCTAATGTTAGTTTTATGCAACAGCAAAGTGTTGCTTTAGTAAATAGTATAGCTGTGACAGCAGCAGAAACTGCGTTGCTAGCGTTGGCTGCGTCAGTGACAGCGTGTTCATCGTCTTCGTCGTCTAATATATCCCCTCAGCATCAGCAACATCAGAATCAACGGAATTTTAATGGGCCGGGCAGCAATAATAGCAATCGTTTTTCGATTGCTGCAAATCCACTTTTGGCAGAGAAACTTCTATCGCCGAATACGAATAGTTTGAATGATTTGGATAGTCTGACGATTGGGAGCAGAAATGGACGACCGCCGGAACTTAAAG ATGAGTAA
- the LOC129911747 gene encoding ecdysone-induced protein 74EF-like isoform X1, translated as MPFIDDALLWCPDNDGRMVGGLDIATCLQDASTGNGNSNQNTDLNDGSCELNSLDPLCNDSSEELFRQLSESNFEIESLLSDLATVEVKQEENNNNLTVQQQQQQQQQGISNNGSTNFMPGDNSMQSNVSFMQQQSVALVNSIAVTAAETALLALAASVTACSSSSSSNISPQHQQHQNQRNFNGPGSNNSNRFSIAANPLLAEKLLSPNTNSLNDLDSLTIGSRNGRPPELKGKDMCFIL; from the exons ATGCCATTTATCGATGATGCGCTATTATGGTGTCCCGATAATGATGGCCGAATGGTTGGAGGTTTAGATATTGCCACTTGTCTTCAG gaTGCTTCAACCGGAAATGgaaattcaaatcaaaatacAGATTTAAACGACGGAAGTTGTGAATTGAATTCTCTTGATCCTTTGTGTAATGATTCTTCAGAGGAATTATTTCGACAATTGTCTGAGagtaattttgaaattgaaagctTACTCTCAGACTTGGCGACAGTGGAAGTGAAG caggaggaaaataataataatttaacagttcaacaacaacaacaacaacaacaacaaggcaTCAGCAATAATGGGTCAACGAATTTTATGCCCGGTGATAATTCAATGCAATCTAATGTTAGTTTTATGCAACAGCAAAGTGTTGCTTTAGTAAATAGTATAGCTGTGACAGCAGCAGAAACTGCGTTGCTAGCGTTGGCTGCGTCAGTGACAGCGTGTTCATCGTCTTCGTCGTCTAATATATCCCCTCAGCATCAGCAACATCAGAATCAACGGAATTTTAATGGGCCGGGCAGCAATAATAGCAATCGTTTTTCGATTGCTGCAAATCCACTTTTGGCAGAGAAACTTCTATCGCCGAATACGAATAGTTTGAATGATTTGGATAGTCTGACGATTGGGAGCAGAAATGGACGACCGCCGGAACTTAAAG